A region of Deinococcus rubellus DNA encodes the following proteins:
- a CDS encoding RNB domain-containing ribonuclease, translating into MTAPQHPSTPPDDLTPAQRTEVELLARGKAERSKVIRDAKLNETPEIAHEFLLRRGVWDELRVPYAERAGIDLSDIALPVPELPGETRLDLTHLPAYAIDDEGSLDPDDAISLEPLSSGWRLWVHVADVAALIGPNSPLDLEARARGATLYLPDRIYSMVPNSVVEQLGLGLHPTSPALSISIDFDAEWNADTVDVQLTTIKAERLSYSAAQLRLDAGKEPFVTLRSLYLASKKQREAEGALTIDLPEVRVKLHGDEIEIKSLPRPETRLIVQECMTLAGWAAAIYADDLEIALPYATQDAPTREVRGDDLPAHWARRKTLARTRFRPSPGAHHGMGLDAYAQATSPMRRYLDLVVHQQLRAALKEEPGLTGGEIAGRVAQAEMNAGGTRTTERLTRRHYTLVMLKRQPGRIWDAQVVERRGPQATVLIPELALDTLMSTAAPTGTLLKVQVAEVDLPNLGVRLREIRG; encoded by the coding sequence ATGACCGCGCCCCAGCACCCCAGCACCCCACCCGACGACCTGACGCCTGCCCAACGCACCGAGGTGGAACTACTGGCACGCGGCAAGGCTGAGCGCTCCAAGGTGATCCGCGACGCCAAGCTCAACGAGACGCCGGAGATCGCCCACGAGTTTTTGCTGCGCCGGGGGGTGTGGGACGAGTTGCGGGTGCCGTACGCCGAGCGGGCGGGCATTGACCTGAGTGACATCGCCCTGCCGGTGCCCGAACTGCCAGGTGAGACCCGCCTCGACCTGACCCACCTTCCGGCCTACGCCATCGACGACGAGGGCAGCCTGGACCCCGACGACGCCATCAGCCTGGAACCACTCTCCAGCGGCTGGCGGCTGTGGGTGCATGTGGCGGACGTGGCCGCACTGATCGGGCCGAACAGCCCGCTGGACCTGGAAGCCCGCGCGCGCGGCGCGACCCTGTATCTGCCGGACCGAATTTACAGCATGGTGCCGAACTCGGTGGTGGAGCAACTCGGCCTGGGCCTGCACCCGACCTCCCCGGCGCTGAGTATCAGCATCGACTTCGACGCCGAGTGGAACGCCGACACGGTGGACGTGCAACTGACCACCATCAAAGCCGAGCGGCTGAGTTACAGCGCCGCGCAACTCCGGCTGGACGCGGGCAAGGAGCCGTTCGTGACGCTCAGATCACTCTATCTTGCCAGCAAAAAGCAGCGCGAGGCCGAGGGCGCACTGACCATCGACCTGCCGGAGGTGCGCGTCAAGTTGCACGGCGACGAGATTGAAATCAAATCCCTGCCCCGGCCCGAGACCCGCCTGATCGTGCAGGAGTGCATGACGCTGGCGGGCTGGGCCGCCGCCATCTACGCCGACGACCTGGAGATTGCGCTGCCCTACGCCACCCAGGACGCCCCCACCCGCGAGGTGCGCGGCGACGACCTTCCGGCGCACTGGGCACGCCGCAAGACGCTGGCCCGCACCCGCTTCCGGCCTTCACCGGGGGCACATCACGGCATGGGCCTGGACGCCTACGCACAGGCCACCTCGCCGATGCGCCGCTACCTCGATCTGGTGGTGCACCAGCAGCTCCGGGCCGCCCTCAAGGAGGAGCCTGGCCTGACGGGGGGCGAGATCGCCGGGCGGGTCGCGCAGGCCGAGATGAACGCAGGCGGCACCCGCACCACCGAGCGACTCACCCGCCGCCACTACACCCTGGTGATGCTCAAGCGCCAGCCTGGGCGCATCTGGGACGCGCAGGTGGTCGAGCGGCGCGGCCCGCAGGCCACCGTGCTGATTCCCGAACTGGCCTTAGATACCCTGATGAGCACGGCAGCCCCCACCGGCACGCTGCTGAAGGTGCAGGTGGCGGAAGTAGATCTGCCGAATCTGGGGGTGCGGCTGCGGGAGATACGGGGGTGA
- a CDS encoding DUF1800 domain-containing protein, whose amino-acid sequence MPLTPNTRPLTLTDAAHLLRRTSFGATEAQIRALIGQTPQAAATGLLSFPATTLDTPFKPLEAVAPYAAIKLMEAGWLREMVLTPYPLRERLALMWSNHFVIGTDKVKNVSALEGYLTVLRTQSLSNFTDLALAAVKTPAVMNYLDNDQNRKGKPNENLGRELLELYTAGIGNYSEADVKEGARALTGWTYQGGRGNKQFADPQVFAFNPKQHDSGSKTYLGQSGNFGGDDIVRLAAGHPSTAGRVAMKLWRSFVSDTPDAAGQARLTETYRQHGGDLRAVMQDLLSSQEFYAARSSIIRSPAEFVVGALRSSNRGDIDEKTYLNLSGTLARLGQQLLHPPTVKGWDGGREWINDGTLLLRMQVAAGLTLGKQALGQGTKPAPGFSPLALTGSEHLPPALAKLPPAQRTYLMLVSPEYQLI is encoded by the coding sequence GTGCCACTCACCCCCAACACCCGGCCCCTGACGCTGACCGACGCCGCCCATCTGCTGCGCCGCACCAGTTTCGGAGCCACCGAAGCGCAGATCCGCGCCCTGATCGGGCAGACACCGCAGGCCGCCGCCACCGGGTTGCTGAGCTTCCCGGCAACCACCCTCGACACACCGTTCAAGCCCCTGGAAGCGGTGGCCCCCTACGCCGCCATCAAGCTGATGGAAGCGGGCTGGCTGCGCGAGATGGTGCTCACCCCCTACCCGCTGCGCGAGCGTCTGGCCCTGATGTGGAGTAACCACTTCGTCATCGGCACCGACAAGGTGAAGAACGTCAGCGCGCTGGAAGGCTACCTGACGGTGCTGAGGACCCAATCCCTGAGCAACTTCACCGACCTGGCGCTGGCCGCCGTCAAGACACCTGCCGTGATGAACTACCTCGACAACGACCAGAACCGCAAGGGCAAGCCCAACGAGAACCTGGGGCGCGAACTGCTGGAACTCTACACGGCGGGCATCGGCAACTACTCGGAAGCCGACGTGAAAGAGGGAGCCAGGGCGCTGACCGGCTGGACCTATCAGGGGGGCCGGGGCAACAAGCAGTTTGCCGACCCGCAAGTCTTCGCCTTCAACCCCAAGCAGCACGACAGCGGCTCCAAAACCTACCTGGGCCAGTCAGGCAACTTCGGCGGCGACGACATCGTGCGGCTGGCGGCGGGCCATCCTTCCACCGCCGGGCGGGTCGCCATGAAGCTGTGGCGGTCGTTCGTCAGTGACACGCCCGACGCAGCGGGGCAGGCCAGGCTGACCGAGACCTACCGCCAGCACGGCGGCGACCTCAGGGCGGTGATGCAGGACCTACTGAGCAGCCAGGAGTTCTACGCGGCCAGAAGCAGCATCATCCGCAGCCCTGCCGAGTTCGTGGTGGGGGCGCTGCGCTCTTCTAACCGTGGCGACATCGACGAGAAGACCTACCTCAACCTGAGCGGCACCCTGGCGCGGCTGGGCCAGCAACTGCTGCACCCGCCCACCGTCAAGGGGTGGGACGGGGGCCGTGAGTGGATCAACGACGGCACGCTGCTCCTGCGAATGCAGGTGGCCGCCGGGCTGACCCTGGGCAAGCAGGCGCTGGGCCAGGGTACCAAACCCGCGCCCGGGTTCAGCCCGCTGGCCCTGACCGGCAGCGAACACCTGCCGCCTGCCCTGGCGAAGCTGCCACCCGCACAGCGTACCTACCTGATGCTGGTCAGCCCCGAGTACCAGTTGATCTGA
- a CDS encoding DUF1501 domain-containing protein has translation MNRRDFLKVSALAVSVTSGMPGFLARAAAQASASGGDQTLVVIQLTGGNDGLNTLIPYSNGAYYAARPNIAIAKKDVLTLSADLGMHPSLRALGKFWDAGQLGWLENIGYPNPNRSHFASMAIWHTADPTQAASDGWIGRIAETIGDPFCASNIGNATPLALQAKDFSLPSISSVDSFQVKLPAGLKDPFTTMLNAPRQGEAEYLQKATKQMLLNTARVQKNLSKYRPGAAYPDSKFAASLQDIARLIAGGNGQRVLYTSLGSFDTHAGQRAEQDDLLTQLAEGLAAFQADLDVQGLADKVVVMGFSEFGRRVAENDSAGTDHGQGSVMFVLGKSVKGGVHGDSPDLENLADGDIRYKQDFRGVYAQALDTWLKLDSKDILGGKFDGPKWLS, from the coding sequence ATGAACAGACGCGATTTTCTCAAAGTCTCGGCGCTGGCGGTCAGCGTCACCAGCGGGATGCCCGGCTTTCTGGCGCGGGCAGCGGCCCAGGCCAGCGCCTCGGGCGGCGACCAGACCCTGGTGGTCATTCAGCTCACCGGCGGCAACGACGGCCTCAACACCCTGATTCCCTATTCCAACGGCGCGTACTACGCGGCCCGGCCCAACATCGCCATTGCCAAAAAAGACGTGCTGACTTTGAGTGCCGATCTGGGAATGCACCCCAGCCTGCGGGCGCTGGGCAAGTTCTGGGACGCCGGGCAACTCGGCTGGCTGGAAAATATCGGCTACCCCAACCCCAACCGCAGCCACTTTGCCAGCATGGCCATCTGGCACACCGCCGATCCCACCCAGGCCGCCTCGGACGGCTGGATCGGGCGCATTGCCGAGACCATCGGCGATCCGTTTTGTGCCAGCAACATCGGCAACGCCACGCCGCTGGCGCTCCAGGCTAAGGACTTCTCGCTGCCCAGCATCAGCAGCGTGGACAGTTTTCAGGTCAAGTTGCCCGCCGGGCTGAAAGACCCCTTCACGACCATGCTGAACGCGCCGAGACAGGGCGAGGCCGAGTACCTCCAGAAAGCCACCAAGCAGATGCTGCTCAACACTGCCCGGGTGCAGAAAAACCTCAGCAAGTACCGCCCCGGCGCGGCGTATCCGGACAGCAAGTTCGCTGCCAGCTTGCAGGACATCGCCCGGCTGATCGCGGGCGGCAACGGCCAGCGGGTGCTGTATACGAGCTTGGGCAGCTTCGATACCCACGCCGGGCAACGCGCTGAGCAAGACGATCTGCTGACCCAGCTCGCCGAAGGGCTGGCCGCCTTCCAGGCCGATCTGGACGTGCAGGGACTTGCGGACAAGGTGGTCGTGATGGGATTTTCCGAGTTCGGGCGGCGGGTGGCCGAGAACGACAGCGCCGGGACCGATCACGGCCAGGGCAGCGTGATGTTCGTGCTGGGCAAATCGGTCAAGGGAGGCGTTCACGGTGACAGCCCCGACCTGGAAAACCTGGCCGACGGCGACATCCGCTACAAGCAGGACTTCCGGGGCGTCTATGCCCAGGCACTCGACACCTGGCTGAAACTCGATTCGAAGGACATCCTGGGCGGCAAATTCGACGGCCCGAAATGGCTCAGTTGA
- a CDS encoding transcriptional regulator, whose product MRRGAARAVLTLLLLGPLSGPVLAAQVATPSVTTLPPAALKNTVPSTVVASITTPTDAARLLSALIKNTRFVVRGEASVTVLFPPRPTPIRTAQSLPLIEVFPAMLKQNFDIKRQPDEVVAQRPSQVFTLTPKVGAAASWRVWVDARWNVPLAYEERSADGSLARRAELLRADKLQKRGKPVQAAALPGLAQALRQALPGLALPPGFRAVGVGRRPAGAQVVFSDGLNVLALVTAQKGVKAAQGVVSRKVGDGFVWLVGNLTAQDLQTALKGIRPGDLSALGTFMPPDDSNP is encoded by the coding sequence GTGAGGCGCGGCGCGGCCCGCGCGGTCCTGACCTTGCTGCTGCTGGGGCCGCTGAGTGGTCCGGTGCTGGCAGCTCAAGTGGCCACCCCATCCGTCACGACCCTGCCCCCCGCTGCGCTGAAGAATACCGTGCCCAGCACCGTTGTGGCCAGCATCACAACCCCCACCGACGCCGCCCGGCTCCTGAGCGCCCTGATCAAGAACACCAGATTCGTCGTGCGCGGCGAGGCCAGCGTCACGGTACTGTTTCCGCCGCGCCCCACGCCCATCCGCACGGCCCAGAGCCTGCCGCTGATCGAGGTCTTTCCCGCGATGCTCAAGCAGAACTTCGACATCAAACGCCAGCCCGACGAGGTGGTGGCGCAGCGGCCCAGCCAGGTCTTCACGCTGACCCCCAAAGTCGGCGCGGCGGCGAGCTGGCGCGTCTGGGTGGACGCCAGGTGGAATGTGCCGCTGGCCTACGAGGAGCGCAGCGCCGACGGCAGCCTGGCCCGCCGCGCCGAACTGCTGCGGGCCGACAAGCTGCAAAAGCGTGGCAAGCCCGTGCAGGCCGCAGCTTTGCCAGGGCTGGCGCAGGCGCTACGTCAGGCCCTACCGGGGCTGGCGCTGCCACCCGGCTTCCGGGCGGTGGGCGTGGGGCGGCGTCCGGCGGGCGCGCAGGTCGTGTTCAGCGACGGCCTCAACGTGCTGGCGCTGGTCACCGCGCAAAAAGGTGTCAAGGCGGCGCAGGGTGTGGTCTCGCGCAAAGTCGGCGACGGCTTCGTCTGGCTGGTCGGCAACCTCACAGCCCAGGACCTTCAGACCGCACTCAAGGGAATCCGGCCCGGCGACCTCAGCGCGCTGGGAACTTTCATGCCGCCGGACGACTCCAATCCGTAG
- a CDS encoding thrombospondin type 3 repeat-containing protein, with protein sequence MAQLRRTFGRWGALALLILTPALSMPAFRLTAIQQLHYDVGEPLWQYSGRVMACTFCHVNKDGGAPWNPFGQALQKGFQTNPRANFGDVLYSVLAANGDSDGDGYPDAIEVFAHTLPGDASSKPDKPLAELEAEFAAAGGVEQYAPKGSEGPGKKGKKALSAPAGSLSGKE encoded by the coding sequence ATGGCTCAGTTGAGGAGGACGTTCGGACGCTGGGGGGCGCTGGCCCTCCTCATCCTGACGCCGGCCCTCTCGATGCCTGCCTTCCGCCTCACCGCCATCCAGCAGCTGCACTACGACGTGGGCGAGCCGCTGTGGCAGTACAGCGGCAGGGTCATGGCCTGCACCTTCTGCCACGTCAACAAGGACGGCGGCGCACCCTGGAATCCGTTCGGGCAGGCGCTCCAAAAGGGCTTCCAGACCAATCCCAGGGCGAACTTCGGGGACGTGCTGTACAGCGTGCTGGCTGCCAATGGTGACAGCGACGGTGACGGCTACCCCGACGCCATCGAGGTGTTTGCCCACACCCTGCCGGGCGACGCCAGCAGCAAGCCTGACAAGCCACTGGCTGAACTGGAGGCCGAGTTCGCAGCGGCGGGCGGGGTGGAGCAGTACGCCCCAAAAGGGAGCGAAGGACCCGGCAAGAAAGGCAAAAAGGCGCTCAGCGCTCCAGCAGGTAGCTTAAGTGGTAAGGAGTGA
- a CDS encoding chlorite dismutase family protein yields the protein MMVDLDPSGQVTQREPDRANRQFLNYAFYKLDPAFRRLPSGEQAEIKAEFLAAAAGWVTDAPQQKGIIQRTYSLMGVRADVDFMLWRIAFDVREFADAQARLNRTRLMGYLTQPYNYVSMQKRSQYVNRVEGSGHGLEVLPGQGQFLFIYPFIKTRPWYKLTPHSRQGMMDEHIYASAPFKGVRINTSYSYGIDDQEFVVSFDSDTPQEFVDLVHRLRYTEASSYTLRDVPMFTCIKKELSEILGELS from the coding sequence ATGATGGTCGACCTCGATCCCAGTGGTCAGGTCACGCAGCGCGAACCCGATAGGGCCAACCGCCAGTTTCTCAATTACGCCTTCTACAAGCTCGACCCGGCCTTCAGGCGCTTACCGAGCGGCGAGCAGGCGGAGATCAAGGCTGAGTTTCTGGCGGCGGCTGCGGGCTGGGTCACGGACGCGCCCCAGCAGAAGGGCATCATTCAGCGTACCTACTCGCTGATGGGCGTGCGGGCCGATGTGGACTTCATGCTGTGGCGAATCGCCTTCGATGTGCGCGAGTTTGCGGATGCCCAGGCCCGCCTCAATCGCACCCGCCTGATGGGCTACCTGACGCAGCCTTACAACTATGTTTCGATGCAAAAGCGCAGCCAGTACGTCAACCGCGTCGAGGGTAGCGGGCACGGCCTGGAAGTGCTGCCGGGGCAGGGCCAGTTTCTGTTTATCTACCCCTTCATCAAGACCCGGCCCTGGTATAAGCTCACGCCGCATTCTCGCCAGGGCATGATGGACGAGCACATCTACGCCTCTGCGCCGTTCAAGGGCGTGCGGATCAACACCAGCTATTCCTACGGCATCGACGATCAGGAATTCGTGGTCAGCTTCGATTCCGACACCCCGCAGGAATTTGTGGACCTCGTTCACCGTCTGCGCTACACCGAGGCCAGCAGCTACACCCTGCGCGACGTGCCGATGTTCACCTGCATCAAGAAGGAACTCAGCGAGATTCTGGGGGAGCTGAGCTAG
- a CDS encoding Gfo/Idh/MocA family protein, whose product MPNKPDISNPEPQQRRVGFAVVGLGELSAEELIPALRTSQHAYLAAVVTGEPAKGKAFARAAGLTENDAYTYEQFDDLAKRGDVQAIYIVLPNNLHREYTERAAKMGKHVLCEKPLAANTEDAEAMVAACKNAGVKLMAAYRIQYTPHHWAAKRAIAAGKLGKIKLLDSIHTQVEDDASVWRLSLEQAGGGPLVDVGIYCLNTLRFLIGLEPEWVYAATHQPQGDERFREVEESMSVMLGFPGGLIANILTSYGATKTDTVRVLGEDGSVLLDPAFVYSGLELELSDKQAKTRPQFPAYDQFTLEVDHFAECIRQDRQPYTSGEEGVQDHRLMDAIYQSARSGQRVKVEKFSGQDIFRNAKNEPELPGNAS is encoded by the coding sequence ATGCCCAACAAACCCGATATTTCAAACCCCGAACCCCAGCAGCGCCGCGTCGGTTTCGCCGTCGTGGGCCTGGGCGAACTCAGCGCCGAGGAACTGATTCCCGCACTGCGAACCAGCCAGCACGCTTACCTGGCCGCCGTCGTGACCGGCGAACCGGCGAAGGGCAAGGCCTTTGCCCGTGCCGCTGGCCTGACCGAGAACGACGCCTACACCTATGAGCAGTTCGACGACCTGGCGAAGCGGGGCGATGTGCAGGCCATCTACATCGTGCTGCCCAACAACCTGCACCGCGAGTACACCGAGCGCGCCGCCAAAATGGGCAAGCACGTGCTGTGCGAAAAACCGCTGGCCGCCAACACTGAGGACGCTGAGGCGATGGTGGCCGCCTGCAAAAACGCGGGCGTTAAGCTGATGGCGGCCTACCGCATTCAGTACACACCGCACCACTGGGCCGCCAAACGGGCCATCGCGGCGGGCAAGCTCGGCAAAATTAAACTCCTCGACAGCATCCACACCCAGGTGGAAGACGATGCCAGCGTCTGGCGACTGAGCCTGGAGCAGGCGGGCGGCGGGCCGCTGGTGGACGTGGGCATCTACTGCCTCAACACCCTGCGCTTCCTGATCGGCCTGGAGCCGGAGTGGGTCTACGCCGCCACACATCAGCCTCAGGGAGACGAGCGCTTCAGGGAAGTGGAAGAGTCCATGAGCGTGATGCTGGGCTTTCCCGGTGGTCTGATCGCCAACATCCTGACCAGTTACGGGGCCACCAAGACCGACACCGTGCGGGTGCTGGGCGAGGACGGCTCGGTGCTGCTCGACCCGGCCTTCGTCTACAGCGGCCTGGAGCTGGAACTGAGCGACAAGCAGGCCAAGACGCGGCCCCAGTTTCCTGCCTACGACCAGTTCACGCTGGAGGTCGATCACTTCGCCGAGTGCATCCGCCAGGACAGGCAGCCTTATACCTCTGGCGAGGAGGGCGTGCAGGACCACCGCCTGATGGACGCCATTTACCAGAGCGCCCGCAGCGGTCAGCGGGTCAAGGTCGAGAAGTTCAGCGGCCAGGACATCTTCAGAAACGCCAAGAACGAGCCTGAACTGCCGGGCAACGCTTCTTAA
- a CDS encoding type 1 glutamine amidotransferase domain-containing protein encodes MTSSQPLQGKTIAILAADGVEQIELTSPREALEKAGATTHLISLKAGQIQSMKGDIEPKDNYPVDKTVADASAGDYDALLLPGGTVNPDKLRLSDEAMSFVRSFYEGGKPMAAICHGPWSLSQIGIVKGLKLTSWPSLRRELELGGAQWVDQEVVQDRGIVTSRKPDDLPAFNRQIVALFAEGDQHAQRS; translated from the coding sequence ATGACCAGTTCACAACCCTTGCAGGGCAAGACCATCGCCATTCTCGCTGCCGACGGCGTGGAGCAGATCGAGCTGACCAGTCCGCGTGAGGCACTCGAAAAAGCCGGGGCCACCACCCACCTGATCAGTCTCAAGGCCGGGCAGATCCAGAGTATGAAAGGCGACATCGAGCCGAAGGACAACTACCCGGTGGACAAAACAGTGGCCGACGCGAGTGCTGGCGACTACGACGCTCTGCTGCTGCCGGGCGGCACCGTCAACCCCGACAAGCTGCGCCTGAGCGACGAGGCGATGTCTTTCGTGCGCTCGTTCTATGAGGGCGGCAAGCCGATGGCGGCCATCTGTCACGGCCCCTGGAGCCTGAGTCAGATCGGCATCGTGAAGGGGCTGAAGCTGACCAGTTGGCCCAGCCTGCGCCGCGAACTCGAACTCGGCGGAGCGCAGTGGGTCGATCAGGAAGTGGTGCAGGACAGGGGGATTGTCACCAGTCGCAAGCCGGATGATCTGCCCGCCTTCAACCGGCAGATCGTTGCCCTGTTTGCTGAGGGAGATCAGCACGCTCAGCGTTCCTGA
- a CDS encoding RNA polymerase sigma factor, producing MDDYTDEQLIRLAHPGSGAHSESAGAFEVLLRRHAPQVHRLAASVVGPGAADDVVQEVFVSVHRHLKSFRGDAKFSTWLHRITINACSAALRKKQPDSLDDWPEMVARSDPAQAGEQAQLRERLAWAMQQLPEGVREAVTLRELAELDYAEIAEVLNVELGTVKSRISRGRAQLRDLLSDHWDVPAPKQGVKP from the coding sequence ATGGATGACTACACCGACGAACAACTCATTCGCCTGGCCCACCCAGGAAGCGGCGCTCACTCGGAAAGCGCCGGGGCCTTCGAGGTACTGCTGCGCCGCCACGCGCCCCAGGTTCACCGGCTGGCCGCCAGCGTGGTGGGCCCCGGCGCTGCCGACGACGTGGTGCAGGAGGTGTTCGTGAGCGTGCACAGACATCTGAAATCTTTCCGGGGCGACGCCAAGTTCAGCACCTGGCTGCACCGCATCACGATCAACGCCTGCTCGGCGGCGCTGAGAAAAAAGCAACCCGATTCGCTGGATGACTGGCCGGAAATGGTAGCCCGCAGCGACCCGGCGCAGGCCGGTGAGCAGGCCCAGTTGCGCGAACGGCTGGCCTGGGCCATGCAGCAGCTTCCCGAGGGCGTGCGCGAGGCCGTGACGTTGCGCGAACTGGCCGAACTGGACTACGCAGAGATCGCCGAGGTACTGAATGTCGAACTCGGCACCGTCAAATCGAGAATCAGCCGGGGCCGCGCCCAACTCCGCGACCTGCTCAGCGACCACTGGGACGTGCCTGCCCCGAAACAAGGAGTCAAGCCATGA
- a CDS encoding oxidoreductase: MTDSQTVPDHITSPFGARSTALEVVAGHNLSGKTAVVTGAASGIGVETARALLSAGARVLLAVRDTAKGEAVAQELRRSTGNDAAEVVELDLSSLASVRAAAARILERVPRLDILINNAGVMVTPFSRTADGFEMQFGTNHLGHFLLTELLMPALLAAAPARVVALSSSGHRRSDVRLDDLNYDSRPYEKWEAYGNSKTANALFAVGLTRKYGSQGVTANSVNPGGIMTGLQKHLPAEEQRAMGWMDENGNLNPVFKTVEQGAATSVWAAVGAELEGVGGLYLEDVQEALPVDPSRPYVGYLPYLRDGEKAQRLWDESEKLVGLK, translated from the coding sequence ATGACTGATTCCCAGACAGTTCCTGACCACATCACCTCACCGTTCGGTGCCCGCAGCACGGCCCTGGAGGTCGTTGCCGGACACAATTTGAGCGGCAAGACCGCTGTCGTCACCGGAGCTGCCTCCGGTATCGGTGTCGAAACCGCCCGCGCTCTGCTCAGTGCTGGGGCGCGGGTGCTTCTGGCGGTGCGCGACACGGCGAAGGGCGAGGCGGTGGCCCAGGAGCTGAGAAGGAGTACAGGCAATGACGCGGCGGAAGTCGTCGAACTCGACCTCAGCTCGCTGGCCTCGGTGCGTGCGGCGGCGGCCCGGATTCTGGAAAGGGTACCACGGCTCGACATCCTGATCAACAACGCGGGCGTGATGGTCACGCCATTCTCGCGCACGGCTGACGGCTTCGAGATGCAGTTCGGTACCAACCACCTGGGCCATTTCCTGCTTACTGAACTGCTGATGCCTGCCCTGCTGGCGGCGGCCCCGGCGCGGGTGGTGGCGCTCAGCAGCAGCGGCCACCGCCGCAGCGACGTGCGGCTGGACGATCTCAATTACGACTCGCGGCCTTACGAGAAGTGGGAGGCTTACGGTAACTCCAAGACCGCCAATGCCCTTTTCGCCGTCGGCCTGACCCGGAAGTACGGCTCCCAGGGCGTCACGGCCAACTCGGTCAACCCCGGCGGCATCATGACCGGCCTGCAAAAGCACCTGCCTGCCGAGGAACAGCGGGCGATGGGCTGGATGGACGAGAACGGCAATCTCAATCCTGTCTTCAAAACAGTGGAGCAGGGCGCGGCCACCAGTGTCTGGGCGGCGGTGGGTGCCGAGCTGGAAGGCGTCGGCGGCCTGTACCTGGAAGATGTGCAGGAAGCCCTGCCGGTGGACCCGTCACGGCCTTACGTGGGCTACCTGCCCTACCTGCGCGACGGCGAGAAGGCCCAGCGGCTGTGGGACGAGAGCGAGAAACTGGTCGGGCTGAAGTAG
- a CDS encoding cupin domain-containing protein — MTNSESTSQDKPNQYKLSRSETQHGKDGQHHLIKGEKGSVRLWHNEEPSVNDDKTMHKHEYETLGYVISGRVELLVGGQTIALEPGDSYCVPSGAEHAFHILETLTAVETTTPSAF, encoded by the coding sequence ATGACCAATTCTGAGAGCACCAGCCAGGACAAGCCCAACCAGTACAAGCTCAGCCGCAGCGAAACCCAGCACGGCAAGGACGGTCAGCACCATCTCATCAAAGGCGAGAAGGGAAGCGTGCGCCTGTGGCACAACGAGGAACCTTCGGTCAATGACGACAAGACCATGCACAAGCACGAGTACGAGACGCTCGGCTACGTCATTTCGGGTCGGGTGGAGTTGCTGGTAGGCGGCCAGACCATCGCCCTGGAACCGGGAGACAGTTACTGCGTGCCCAGCGGTGCGGAGCATGCATTCCATATCCTGGAAACCCTGACCGCCGTAGAAACGACCACGCCCAGCGCCTTCTGA
- a CDS encoding DUF2089 domain-containing protein produces MPRRSLPLPFPDVTEAPLVTELRFPEAGLTIQGEFELNEFATLAPDTLDFLRLYIKVRGNLKEVERILGLSYPTVRARFDNLLRAIGYESEVADPRDEVLSQLERGDITPEEAAKKLRR; encoded by the coding sequence ATGCCCCGCCGCTCTTTGCCCCTGCCGTTCCCCGATGTGACCGAGGCCCCGCTGGTCACCGAGCTGCGTTTTCCCGAGGCGGGCCTCACCATCCAGGGCGAGTTCGAACTCAATGAATTCGCCACCCTCGCGCCCGACACACTCGATTTTCTGCGCCTCTACATCAAGGTGCGCGGCAACCTCAAGGAAGTCGAGCGCATTCTGGGCCTGAGTTACCCCACCGTGCGCGCCCGGTTCGACAACCTGCTGCGGGCCATCGGCTACGAATCCGAGGTCGCCGATCCCCGCGACGAGGTGCTCAGCCAGCTTGAGCGCGGCGACATCACGCCCGAAGAGGCGGCCAAAAAACTGCGGCGCTGA